The following coding sequences are from one Prochlorococcus sp. MIT 1314 window:
- a CDS encoding chlorophyll a/b-binding protein: MDDLTIFIIVITAITIQFSLYTIKRLKEPLEPNYLLDKNSKKIQNYMGKYWKNAEITNGRLAMIGFLALIINYGFFGWIIPGFI, encoded by the coding sequence ATGGATGATCTTACTATTTTTATAATTGTAATCACTGCAATTACAATCCAATTCTCTCTATATACAATCAAAAGGTTAAAAGAACCTTTAGAACCAAATTATTTGTTAGATAAAAATTCAAAAAAAATTCAAAACTATATGGGTAAATATTGGAAAAATGCCGAGATAACAAATGGTAGATTAGCGATGATTGGTTTTTTAGCTTTAATAATAAACTACGGCTTTTTTGGGTGGATAATTCCTGGATTTATTTGA
- a CDS encoding NAD-dependent DNA ligase, with protein MKTYLEERIEWYDDNYRNGNALISDKQFDQLEKNLLRTNPNCDYFKKKNKLILPSLEKDSLDEFLKGLLVDTRLLIEPKIDGCAVALQYRDGTLEKAISRKGKDVTSKLIKVQDIPNNFPLLGVLQVRGELYAPNQSPNISQIIASGFLRAKEGFSENLSFCSFQILNSTLNQYESKKSLSKLGFTIPEDISCNFTSQVEVFRKQWLEGKLFSKYPTDGIVVKINSRKLQLIREKSNLDYPYWQVAIKR; from the coding sequence ATGAAGACTTATTTAGAAGAACGAATTGAATGGTATGACGATAATTATAGAAATGGTAATGCTTTAATTTCTGATAAGCAGTTCGACCAACTTGAAAAGAATTTATTAAGAACAAACCCTAATTGTGATTACTTTAAAAAGAAAAATAAACTAATTTTACCTTCATTAGAAAAGGATTCATTAGATGAATTTTTGAAAGGATTATTAGTAGATACCAGATTATTAATTGAGCCGAAAATTGATGGTTGTGCTGTTGCTTTGCAATATAGAGATGGAACCTTGGAGAAAGCAATTTCAAGAAAAGGGAAAGACGTTACTAGTAAACTTATTAAAGTCCAAGACATTCCCAATAATTTTCCTTTACTAGGAGTTCTTCAAGTTAGAGGTGAATTATATGCACCCAACCAAAGTCCAAATATCTCCCAGATAATCGCTTCTGGATTTCTAAGAGCTAAAGAAGGATTTTCTGAAAATCTTAGCTTCTGCTCATTTCAAATACTTAATTCAACACTTAACCAATATGAGTCCAAAAAGAGTCTTTCAAAGCTTGGCTTCACGATCCCTGAGGATATTTCATGCAACTTTACGAGCCAAGTTGAAGTATTTAGAAAACAATGGCTAGAAGGGAAGCTTTTTAGTAAATATCCAACAGATGGAATAGTAGTAAAAATAAATTCTAGAAAATTACAATTAATTAGAGAAAAATCAAATTTAGATTATCCTTATTGGCAAGTGGCAATAAAACGTTAA
- a CDS encoding TIGR02450 family Trp-rich protein, translating into MKWPPALCWTAPKTINGNRHFMVKAYGGKNENRWVDIFPTKNKKVIKRILWTKLKSEWTSGWLRLPKDED; encoded by the coding sequence ATGAAATGGCCTCCCGCTCTTTGTTGGACAGCACCAAAGACTATTAATGGTAATAGGCATTTTATGGTTAAAGCTTATGGTGGTAAAAATGAAAATAGATGGGTTGATATTTTTCCTACTAAAAATAAAAAAGTTATTAAAAGGATCTTATGGACAAAACTAAAATCCGAATGGACTTCAGGTTGGTTAAGACTTCCAAAAGATGAGGATTAA
- a CDS encoding 5-(carboxyamino)imidazole ribonucleotide synthase — translation MSFKKNINDIKKNYSLGIIGGGQLALMLTEAAKKRDLEVCVQTKSCDDPAGLKADHVIEADPLKIRGNKSLINECEKIIFENEWIKIDKLNLIDNKDIFVPSLNAIKPLVDRFSQKKLIDRMNIPCPKWISIEDFKNLSDEEINNWTFPLMAKSNKGGYDGKGNRKIKTKEDLDSFLTENSSNEWLIEEWIEYEKELALVGSRDGTGKIRFFPIVETFQSNHVCDWVLAPGINEYDLNLFAINIFSSIVNELNYVGVLAIEFFYGDNGLLINEIAPRTHNSAHFSIEACTSSQFDQYVCISSGIMPPEIKMNCEGAIMINLLGLKKNFPISMESRIKMLSEIEGSNIHYYGKSREILGRKMAHITFLLNGKTHLERYDEAQILLTMVRDIWPFPNA, via the coding sequence ATGAGTTTTAAAAAAAATATAAACGATATTAAGAAAAATTATTCCCTAGGAATAATTGGAGGTGGTCAACTGGCTTTGATGTTAACCGAGGCAGCAAAAAAAAGAGATCTAGAAGTATGTGTGCAAACAAAATCTTGTGATGATCCTGCTGGTTTAAAAGCAGATCATGTCATAGAAGCTGATCCTTTAAAGATAAGAGGTAATAAATCATTAATTAATGAGTGTGAAAAAATAATTTTTGAAAATGAATGGATAAAAATTGATAAATTAAATTTAATTGACAATAAAGATATTTTTGTTCCAAGCCTTAATGCAATTAAGCCTTTAGTAGATAGGTTTTCTCAAAAAAAATTAATAGATAGAATGAATATTCCCTGCCCAAAATGGATAAGTATTGAAGATTTTAAAAATCTCTCGGATGAGGAAATCAATAATTGGACTTTTCCTCTAATGGCAAAATCAAATAAAGGTGGATATGACGGCAAAGGGAACAGAAAAATAAAGACAAAAGAAGATTTAGATTCTTTTTTAACAGAGAATAGTTCTAATGAATGGTTAATAGAAGAATGGATAGAGTATGAAAAAGAACTGGCTCTTGTTGGTTCGAGAGATGGGACCGGTAAGATAAGATTCTTTCCAATAGTTGAGACGTTCCAATCAAACCATGTTTGTGATTGGGTTCTTGCCCCTGGAATAAATGAATATGATTTGAACTTATTTGCAATAAATATTTTCTCTTCAATAGTCAATGAACTTAATTACGTTGGAGTTTTAGCTATTGAATTCTTCTATGGAGATAATGGTCTTTTAATTAATGAAATAGCTCCTAGAACACATAACTCAGCTCATTTCTCTATTGAAGCTTGCACTTCAAGTCAGTTTGATCAATATGTTTGCATTTCTTCTGGGATAATGCCACCTGAAATTAAAATGAACTGTGAAGGCGCAATTATGATAAATCTACTGGGGTTAAAAAAGAATTTCCCAATCTCAATGGAATCCAGAATTAAAATGTTATCTGAAATTGAGGGTTCTAATATTCATTATTATGGCAAATCTCGCGAAATTCTTGGAAGAAAAATGGCCCACATCACATTTTTATTAAATGGTAAAACGCATTTAGAAAGATATGATGAAGCTCAAATTTTATTAACTATGGTGAGAGACATTTGGCCATTTCCAAATGCATAA
- a CDS encoding Notch domain-containing protein encodes MSNKFYEWWKNHRKVLTYGAFIILFGFYLSPIVKVEKYKNQCIKYSTKGALTKFNKDDIGETLLEETGLNIDELAKIEGYKNCIN; translated from the coding sequence GTGTCCAATAAATTTTATGAATGGTGGAAAAACCATAGAAAAGTTTTAACTTATGGAGCTTTTATTATTTTGTTTGGTTTTTATTTATCTCCTATTGTCAAAGTAGAAAAATATAAAAACCAATGTATTAAGTATTCTACTAAGGGAGCATTAACCAAATTTAATAAAGACGATATAGGCGAAACTTTATTAGAAGAAACAGGTTTAAATATTGATGAACTAGCGAAGATTGAAGGTTATAAGAATTGCATTAATTAA
- a CDS encoding DUF1651 domain-containing protein encodes MASGVADVRTYFYRGSLIDPPTGWLFNKKSGLLISFENYKKSVSNNLKVYTHLFYANELGEPAKIKNSRLLSTECACETWNELISRGWQIVTNKFQ; translated from the coding sequence ATGGCTTCTGGAGTTGCTGATGTTCGGACTTATTTTTATCGTGGCAGCCTTATTGACCCCCCAACTGGCTGGTTGTTTAACAAAAAAAGTGGTTTATTAATTTCTTTTGAGAATTATAAGAAATCCGTATCTAATAACTTAAAAGTATACACTCATCTTTTCTATGCAAATGAATTAGGTGAACCAGCCAAAATTAAAAATTCAAGACTTCTTTCTACTGAGTGTGCTTGTGAAACATGGAATGAATTAATTTCACGAGGTTGGCAAATTGTTACTAATAAATTCCAGTAA
- a CDS encoding DUF1651 domain-containing protein, whose amino-acid sequence MTLGGANVWTNFSYGYRNESPSGWLLSPDRSRLILFMRNKKSPRNSMRIFAHTYYANDLGEPIAIKSTTQMYLDNAWDKWHDLQLEGWTFEELELPESV is encoded by the coding sequence ATGACTTTAGGAGGAGCTAATGTTTGGACTAATTTTTCTTACGGTTATCGTAATGAGTCCCCAAGTGGTTGGTTGCTTAGCCCAGACCGCAGCAGATTAATTTTATTTATGAGGAATAAAAAATCTCCAAGAAATAGTATGAGAATTTTTGCTCATACATATTATGCAAATGATCTTGGTGAGCCAATTGCAATTAAATCAACCACCCAAATGTATTTGGATAATGCTTGGGATAAATGGCATGACCTTCAATTAGAAGGTTGGACTTTTGAAGAACTTGAATTACCTGAATCTGTATGA
- a CDS encoding SDR family oxidoreductase — translation MPTYLITGSNRGIGLELCKQVQKRGDNVIATCRKASKELRDLGVRIEENIEISSDESITNLCKKLSGVNLDCLIHNAGIYEFNSFENLDKKSIMRQFEVNALSPIWMTQSLKHLLKRSSKVAFITSRMGSIEDNTSGTSYGYRMSKVALSMAAKSLSIDLSKENIYVAILHPGLVSTRMTGFTQNGISPEESANGLLKRIDSLNKKNSGTFWHANGEVLPW, via the coding sequence ATGCCTACTTATCTAATTACAGGATCAAATAGGGGTATTGGATTAGAATTATGTAAGCAAGTTCAAAAGAGGGGAGATAATGTAATTGCAACGTGTAGAAAAGCTTCAAAAGAACTTAGAGATTTAGGAGTGAGAATTGAAGAGAATATAGAAATTTCTTCTGATGAGTCGATAACAAATTTGTGTAAAAAACTATCTGGAGTTAATTTAGATTGTTTAATTCATAATGCAGGCATTTATGAATTTAATTCTTTCGAAAACTTAGATAAAAAAAGTATTATGCGTCAATTTGAAGTCAATGCATTGAGTCCAATATGGATGACTCAATCACTTAAGCATCTTTTAAAAAGATCTTCTAAAGTTGCTTTTATCACAAGTAGAATGGGATCTATTGAAGATAATACATCTGGAACTTCTTATGGTTATAGGATGTCTAAAGTCGCCTTGTCTATGGCAGCAAAATCACTTTCTATAGACTTATCAAAAGAAAATATTTATGTAGCTATTTTGCATCCCGGGTTAGTGAGTACAAGAATGACTGGTTTTACTCAAAATGGAATTAGTCCTGAAGAATCAGCAAATGGACTTTTAAAACGTATTGATTCTCTAAACAAAAAAAACTCAGGTACATTTTGGCATGCCAATGGAGAAGTTTTGCCCTGGTAA